AAAAAAAATTGATGAAAGCAAGGTCTGGAGATTTAGAGAACTTGTTCTTGATCTTAAGGATGATGAGATAGTTACATTTCCCGAAGGCAAAACAAATCTATACGATATTTCAGGAGAGATTAAGGGAGTTAGAAAAGTCCTTTTAAAGCACGAAGGAGAGAATCCCACAGGTTCTTTTAAGGATAGAGGAATGACTGTGGGAATTTCTTTTGCTAAGAAACTTGGATATAGATTTGTTGCATGCGCCTCCACAGGAAATACATCTGCGTCAATGACTGCCTACGCAAGAATGGGAAAACTTACCCCCATTGTCTTTATCCCAAGTGGAAAGGTTGCCTTTGGGAAGCTTTCTCAAGCGCTAGCGTATGGAGCAAAGACCATCCAAATTGACGGAGATTTTGATGATGCAATGCGGATTGTAAAGGAAATTTCCGATAAGTATGGGATATATATTCTTAACTCCTTAAATCCCATAAGACTTGAGGGCCAAAAGACCATTATCATTGATATTTTATACGAGTTAAATTGGGAAGTTCCCGACTGGATTATTCTCCCTGGAGGAAATTTAGGAAACACCTCTGCCTTCGGAAAGGCACTTATGGAACTTAAAAGATTTAAGATCATTGAGAAAATTCCTAAGATCGGTGTGGTTCAGGCAAAAGGAGCAAACCCATTCTACCTATCGTTTAAAAATAATTGGGAGTTTACGCCTGTCAAGGCAGAAACAGTTGCAACCGCCATAAGAATTGGAAATCCAGTGAATTTTGAAAAAGCAAAGAGAAGTATTGAATTTACAAATGGAGTTGTTGTTGATGTTTCTGATAGAGACATTCTTCTTGCAAAAAGAGAAATTGACTCAATGGGAATAGGCTGCGAGCCTGCCTCGGCTTCTTCTCTTGCAGGTCTGTATAAGATGTTAAAAGAAGGAATTGTAAAAAACGATGAGACTGTAGTTTTAATACTCACAGGGAACCTCCTTAAAGATCCTGACACTGTTGTTAAATTCCACATGGGAGAAATAGACGGAATTCCTCAGGAGTTTATAAATAGACCTATACCTGTAAGAAGCGATATAAAAGAGATTGAGAAAACCATAGATGAAATTATTGGGGGAAAAAGATGATTGTAATGAAGTTTGGAGGAACATCTGTAGGAGATGCTGAAAGAATAAGGAATTTAAAGAAGATAATCGATGCCTTTAAAGAGGAGAAGATTGTTGTTGTATCTGCTATGAATGGTATAACCGATTCACTTGTAAGAGCAGGAACTCTATCTCAGTTAGGGGATAAAAGCTACCTAAAAGAGTATTTAAGCATTAAAGATAAGCATGAGTCGGTAATGAAAGAACTCTTTAATGAGAATCTTCCACATGTAGAGAAACTCCTTGAAGAACTATTGAATATATTAAAGAGCATTGAGGTGCTTGGAGAGCTAACATCAAGGGCTCTTGATACTATTGTCTCTTTTGGAGAAAGAATGGTTGTAAGGATAATTTCAGAGTATCTATCAAAAAGTGGAATAAACTCAACCTTTGTTGATGCAAACACGTTTCTTATAACTACGGATGATTTTGGTAATGCACTTCCCATCTATGCTGAGATTGAAAAAAGGGCGTTATTTTTAAAGGATCTACTATCAAAAAACATAATACCTATAGTAACAGGGTTTATTGGAAGCACTATTGATGGAAGAATAACAACCCTTGGGAGAGGAGGAAGTGATTTTACAGCAACAATCCTTGGTAAGGCACTTGATGCAAGGGAGGTCTGGATATGGACCGATGTTGATGGTGTTATGACGGCAGATCCAAGAGTGGTAAAGGATGCAAAACCTCTTTCATACATCTCATATGTTGAAGCAGCAGAACTTTCTTATTACGGAGCAAAAGTTCTTCATCCGAAAACTCTTCTTCCTGTAATGGAGAAAAATATACCAGTTAGGATAAAAAACACATTTAACCCAGAATTTCCTGGAACAGTTATCGTTAAGAAAATAAGGAAGGACGAGAATGTAGTAAAATCAATAACTTACATAAAGGACCTTACCCTCGTGAGTGTTAACGGAAAAGGGATGATTGGTGTCCCAGGAGTTTCAGCAAGAGTCTTTGAATCTGCAAGGAGGAGTAAAACAAATATTCTTATGATATCTCAGGCTTCATCAGAGCAGAACATATGTCTTGTGGTAAAGACTGATGAAGCAAAAAGTTTTGTTGATAGATTGAGAAAGGAATTTGAAAAAGAAATTGAGCGGGAAGAAATTGAAGGCATTCTTAGGATGGATGGCATATCAATAATATCCGTTGTGGGAGCTGGGATGAAGGGAACACCAGGAATTGCTGGAAAGGTTTTCTCAGCTCTTGGAAGACACGGAATAAACATAATAGCCATCGCTCAGGGCTCCTCAGAATACAACATATCCTTTGTTGTTAAGTATACAGAGGTAAAAGAGGCTGTAAATATACTCCACACAGAACTTGGATTAGCACTTGACAAAAAGGACATAAAGGTAGTTGAGATTGTTCAGTTTGGTGTTGGGAAAGTTGGAAAAGCCCTCATTGAGATGATTCTTAAAAACAGGGAGAGGATTGAGAAAAGCAAGAGAATTAGGATTGTATATAGAGGTATTGTAAGGAAAAACTCATACATAGTTGGTGAAGAGGCAGAAGAGTACATTAAAAAGATGAATTTTAACTTTCCAGTGGTTGGAAAGGTTGATTTAGAAAAACTTATAAAGAAAAATACAGTAGTTGTTGATGTTAGTGATTCAGATGAGATGAAAGACACCCTCCTTTTTGCAGTAAAAAAAGGCGCTCATGTTGTTACCTCTAACAAGAAAAATCTCACAGGGGATATGAAATATTTTGAATCTTTTACGGGAGGAGTTGGTAAATTTTATTTTGAAACTACAGTTGGCGCATCTTTACCTGTTATAAAAACCCTTACGGATTTAGTTGAAACAGGTGATAGAGTAAAAAAGATAGTCTCTCTTCCTAGTGGCTCTCTTTCCTTTATATTCTATCACATAAACAGGGGAAAAGATATAATGGATGCTTTAAAGATGGCTTTAGACCTTGGATATACAGAACCGAATCCTATGGATGATCTAAAAGGGTTTGATATTTTAAGAAAGAGTATAATCATGGCTAGGGTCATAGGAAAAGGAATTAATCTATCCGATGTTGAATTTAAAGAGTTTGTTAAATCTAATAATCTTAAAGAGTTTGAAGAAGGTGAATTAAAACTGTTTAGAAAAATGATAGAAGAGATGAGAAAAAAAGGTTTTGTCTATCCGGTATCAAAGATTACAGGTAGAGGAGTTAGTGTATCTATTGAATCCTTTGAAACAGATTCCGAGTTTTCCCTTTTAAAGCCTGGAGAGAACATATTTATAATATACACAGAAAGATATGGAAAAGTCCCAATTATAATTAAGGGTATTGGTGCAGGGCCTGAGATTACCGCTTCAGGAGTGCTATCAGATATATTGAGGGTAGGGAGGGAAATATGATTGATGTCTCCATTCTTGGAGCAACTGGGATGATAGGACAAAGGTTTATAGAGTTATTGGCAGACCATCCGTGGTTTAGGATAAAGTCCGTATTTGCCTCAGAAAAAAAGAGGGGAAAGAAATATAAAGATGGTGCTCAATGGGTTCTTGAGAGCGATATGCCAGAGAGTGTTAAAGAGCTTCCCATACTGTCTATATCAGAGGATAAACCAGAAAGAATTATCCTTTCTTCTCTTCCATCAGAGATTGCCTTTGATATTGAAGAGATGCTTTCAAAGGAGGGATACTTTATCTTTAGTAATGCAAGTAGTCATAGATATGACGAGTTTGTTCCAATAGTTGTTCCTGAGGTAAATCCAGACCACATTGAGGCAGTAAGGTATCAAGGAAGAATTGGTTTCATAGTGACAAATCCTAACTGTTCAACTACAGGGCTTGTCTTAACTTTAAAGCCAATACTAAATGAGTTTGGTATTAAAGAGGTAATAGTTTTTACAATGCAGGCAATATCAGGAGCTGGTTTCCCTGGAGTTCCATCATTATCTATCCTTGACAATGTAATTCCATACATTGAAAAGGAAGAGGGGAAAATAAAGATTGAGACAAAGAAAATACTTGGAAGATTTGATGAAAAGTTTATTCCCAAGGATTTTAAAGTTTATGCAAGGTCTAATAGAGTTATGGTGAGAGATGGGCATATGGAGGTCGTCTTTTTAAAAACAGAGAGAGACGCATCAATTGAGGAATTTAAAAGGTCTTTCATGGAGTTTAAAGGAATCCCTCAAAAGATAGACCTTCCTTCAGCACCAAAAAATCCAATAATTCTATTTGATGAACCAGATAGACCGCAACCTCTTTTTGATAGATTGAGGGGGAGAGGGATGAGTGTAAGTGTAGGAAGGGTAAAAAGATTGAGGAAAGGTTTTTCACCTTTACTCTTCTTTCTCATAATACCATAAGAGGAGCAGCAGGGGGAAGTATATTAAATCTTGAGACTGCCTTAAAATTAGGTTATCTACGGGGGTTGGATGTATAAAAGGGTTTCAATTAACACAATTTTTGAAGATTATATAATTTTTAGAGAATTAAATCCGATAAAAGGTAGTTTACCTTCTTTTTCTCAAATTAAAAAGGAGCTAAAACTTGCATTTCTTCCAAGAAAAAAGGATTTTGAGTATGCAAAAGTTCTTTCTTATCTATTAAATACTATTGGAAGTTTTGAAAAGGTAATCTATTTTGGTGATACATTCTTAAACGATGGAGGAGTTATAAAAAATTTAGCAAAGTTAGAAAAGTATAAGGTGTTGGGCATTATTACAGAAGAAACTGTTAGTGATTATGTTAAATTTGAGGACAATTTAATAGTAAATACGAAGTGGAAAAATTTATCTTCAATTCTTAAGAATAGTGGTTTTACCTTTGATAAAAAAACCGTTGTCATCATAGATATTGATAAAACTTTAATAGGGGCAAGAGGAAGAAACGATAAAGCTCTTGATAAAGCAAGGATGGATGCAATTATTTCACTTGCAAGGGAGATATTCGGAAAAATAGATATAGATAGATTTGAGTTTGTTTATTCAGAGATGAATAAAAAGAATATGCATTCCTTTACGCAAGACAATCAGGATATAGTAGCAATTATGAGTATCGTTTTCTATGGTGATTATTACAACCTTGAGCGGTTTATAAAAGAGTTTCACGATGGAAAATGGGTAAATCCAGTTGATTTTTTAAATTTCATAAATATATCAAGGGAAGATAAGGCTTTTGAATTTGTTGAAGAGGTAAAGGAGAACCTTAAAATTCAGCACCCAACTTCTTTTCCAACATTTAGAAAAAGAGAACTCTACTACACATTAAGAAGGATGGATTTTCTCCCTGACGATACAGATGTTAATGATTTACTTAATGAAGAGATAATGATAACAAAAGAGGTATTTGAGATAGGACTTTTTGCAAAAAATGGTGGTTCTCTTGTTTTTGGGCTTTCAGATAAGCCAGAACTTTCTTCAATTCCTGAATATAAAAATGGGAAGCCCATCTATCTAAAAAAAGCAAAGATATTTCCAAAGTAAAAAACACAGTTATGTTTTAGGAAGGATATCATAAGTTTTATTGTAAAGTATTGAAAAGGGGAGAAAAGTATTTAGAGCTCTTAAGAAACATTGTATTCTTGTGTAAAAAATTTATCTTCCTTTTTTGTCTTATAAGGTCATATCAATTAAATCGAAAGATGGTTTTATGTAGATTTGCTAAAAATATTGACAAAAACTTTTATTTGAGTAAAAAGAGTTAGAGGTTTTTTATTAAAGAGCTCGTTAGGTAAGTTATTAAAGTTCAAAGTATTAGTTATGTTTTATTAGGTAAATCTTCAAAAATGTTTTAAAATTATTATTGAATATGGTAGTAAAAAAGAAATAAAGGTGATTATGCCAAAGTTAGGTATGACGATACTAAAAGGAGCAATTGCAAAGTGTTATGATGTTTTCTCTTACATTTGATCATAGAGTTGTTGATGGAGCGTTAGCGGCTAAATTTTTGGGTAGGATAGGATGCTATCTTAAAAACCAGAAAAGATTTTTAAACTTCGAAAATAGGAGAGTATAAATGAGTGGAGTTGTTGGTATCATAGCAAATCCAGAATCAGGAAGAGACATAAGAAGACTCGTATCACATGCAAGTGTATTTGATAATATGGAGAAGGTAAATATTGTTGAAAGGATTCTTACGACTCTTCAGGTATTTGGGATTAAAAAGGCTTTGGTTATGCCTGAATCTTTTGGAATAGTGCCTGCTGCTGTAAATACTTTGGGTAGAAATTTAAAAATGGAAATTGAGTATGTGCCTATTAAAGTTTTTGATAGTTGGAAAGACACTTACGAAGCAGTAAAGTTAATGAAAGATAAAGTTAATGCTATTGTAGTTATTGGTGGTGATGGAACTAATAGAATTGTAGCTAAATTAAGTGACGACATCCCAATAATGCCAATTTCAACAGGAACAAATAACGTATTCCCTTATATGATAGAGGCAACCATTGCAGCAGAAGCAACAGCAGCTATTTTAACGGGTATTGTAAAAAAAGAGGAGGGGACTTTTAGGGCAAAAAGACTTGATATAATTCAAGATGGTGAGTTAAAAGATATTGCCCTTATAGATGTTGCTGTAACAACGCACTCTTTTATTGGATCAAAGGCTGTTTGGAAAACTGAATTTATAAAAGAGGTTATAGTAAGTAAGCCCTCTCCTTTTAATATTGGTTTATCTTCAATTGCTTCTGTATTGAGTCTGGACGAAGAAAAGGGGGTATATGTTGAACTTGGAGAAGGTAATTCAATAAAGGCACCAATTGCACCAGGTACTTTAAAAGACATTGGAATTAAAAATGTGAAAACTTTGAGTTTAGGTGAAGAGATAAAAATTAAAAATATACCGTCTATATTAGCTTTAGATGGGGAAAGGGAATTTGAGGTAAAAGTAGATACTTATGTAAAGCTTACACAAAATGGTCCTTTGGTTATTGATTACAAAAAAACATTAAGGATTGCAGCAGAAAGAGGATTTTTTAAAGGAGATTTTTATATTAACAATTTATAAGGTAGTTATTTTTTAATCTCCGGTAGTTTATCACAAGTGCTCATAGG
This genomic stretch from Caldisericaceae bacterium harbors:
- the thrC gene encoding threonine synthase gives rise to the protein MERVLKCIRCGKEYSIFEKRHTCECGGLLDVYLKEENDLSYLKDFWEKRRGSRKKIDESKVWRFRELVLDLKDDEIVTFPEGKTNLYDISGEIKGVRKVLLKHEGENPTGSFKDRGMTVGISFAKKLGYRFVACASTGNTSASMTAYARMGKLTPIVFIPSGKVAFGKLSQALAYGAKTIQIDGDFDDAMRIVKEISDKYGIYILNSLNPIRLEGQKTIIIDILYELNWEVPDWIILPGGNLGNTSAFGKALMELKRFKIIEKIPKIGVVQAKGANPFYLSFKNNWEFTPVKAETVATAIRIGNPVNFEKAKRSIEFTNGVVVDVSDRDILLAKREIDSMGIGCEPASASSLAGLYKMLKEGIVKNDETVVLILTGNLLKDPDTVVKFHMGEIDGIPQEFINRPIPVRSDIKEIEKTIDEIIGGKR
- the thrA gene encoding bifunctional aspartate kinase/homoserine dehydrogenase I, coding for MIVMKFGGTSVGDAERIRNLKKIIDAFKEEKIVVVSAMNGITDSLVRAGTLSQLGDKSYLKEYLSIKDKHESVMKELFNENLPHVEKLLEELLNILKSIEVLGELTSRALDTIVSFGERMVVRIISEYLSKSGINSTFVDANTFLITTDDFGNALPIYAEIEKRALFLKDLLSKNIIPIVTGFIGSTIDGRITTLGRGGSDFTATILGKALDAREVWIWTDVDGVMTADPRVVKDAKPLSYISYVEAAELSYYGAKVLHPKTLLPVMEKNIPVRIKNTFNPEFPGTVIVKKIRKDENVVKSITYIKDLTLVSVNGKGMIGVPGVSARVFESARRSKTNILMISQASSEQNICLVVKTDEAKSFVDRLRKEFEKEIEREEIEGILRMDGISIISVVGAGMKGTPGIAGKVFSALGRHGINIIAIAQGSSEYNISFVVKYTEVKEAVNILHTELGLALDKKDIKVVEIVQFGVGKVGKALIEMILKNRERIEKSKRIRIVYRGIVRKNSYIVGEEAEEYIKKMNFNFPVVGKVDLEKLIKKNTVVVDVSDSDEMKDTLLFAVKKGAHVVTSNKKNLTGDMKYFESFTGGVGKFYFETTVGASLPVIKTLTDLVETGDRVKKIVSLPSGSLSFIFYHINRGKDIMDALKMALDLGYTEPNPMDDLKGFDILRKSIIMARVIGKGINLSDVEFKEFVKSNNLKEFEEGELKLFRKMIEEMRKKGFVYPVSKITGRGVSVSIESFETDSEFSLLKPGENIFIIYTERYGKVPIIIKGIGAGPEITASGVLSDILRVGREI
- the asd gene encoding aspartate-semialdehyde dehydrogenase; translation: MIDVSILGATGMIGQRFIELLADHPWFRIKSVFASEKKRGKKYKDGAQWVLESDMPESVKELPILSISEDKPERIILSSLPSEIAFDIEEMLSKEGYFIFSNASSHRYDEFVPIVVPEVNPDHIEAVRYQGRIGFIVTNPNCSTTGLVLTLKPILNEFGIKEVIVFTMQAISGAGFPGVPSLSILDNVIPYIEKEEGKIKIETKKILGRFDEKFIPKDFKVYARSNRVMVRDGHMEVVFLKTERDASIEEFKRSFMEFKGIPQKIDLPSAPKNPIILFDEPDRPQPLFDRLRGRGMSVSVGRVKRLRKGFSPLLFFLIIP
- a CDS encoding 2-oxo acid dehydrogenase subunit E2, yielding MMFSLTFDHRVVDGALAAKFLGRIGCYLKNQKRFLNFENRRV
- a CDS encoding NAD(+)/NADH kinase, which encodes MSGVVGIIANPESGRDIRRLVSHASVFDNMEKVNIVERILTTLQVFGIKKALVMPESFGIVPAAVNTLGRNLKMEIEYVPIKVFDSWKDTYEAVKLMKDKVNAIVVIGGDGTNRIVAKLSDDIPIMPISTGTNNVFPYMIEATIAAEATAAILTGIVKKEEGTFRAKRLDIIQDGELKDIALIDVAVTTHSFIGSKAVWKTEFIKEVIVSKPSPFNIGLSSIASVLSLDEEKGVYVELGEGNSIKAPIAPGTLKDIGIKNVKTLSLGEEIKIKNIPSILALDGEREFEVKVDTYVKLTQNGPLVIDYKKTLRIAAERGFFKGDFYINNL